The window ttgtagggaggtcatacaggcacgtggaggccacacacactactgagcctcattttgacttgttttaaggacattacatcaaagttggatcagcctgtagtgtggttttccactttaaatttgagtgtgactccaaatccagacctccatgggttgataaatttgatttccattgatcatttctGTGTGGTTTtgctgtcagcacattcaactatgtaaagaaaaaagtatttaataagaatatttcattcattcagatctaggatgtgttattttagtgctcCCTTTCTTTTTTTGAGCCGTGTACATCGTTACAGTTCAGTGGAGGCTGTTGGGAGGAATTATAAGAAGACAGgctcgttgtaatggctggaacggattAAATTGAATGGTATCATCAGACACATCAAACAAACTCGCGATTTTTTTTgtgccatattagcattgacatgaaaccagtcaaaacacctcaaaacaaggcATAGTATTAAGAACAATATGAAAAATAGCTACTTACGATTTCCAACATTGCAGTTTCTTGTCGTTCGCTATCTGATCATCCAGAATCACGTCAACACACTGgcttctgccccattgaagcgtCCCATCGTTTTCGTGACTTTCTCCATTTTTTCCCAATGGTAAACGGCCTATCTTCATTTATTCACCATCTTTGATATCGTTTAGGTCTTGTTTAATTTTGTATATCattatttaattgtatttatttatttttacagcaGGTGGCAGTAGTGGGCTGTCTTTGAATACTTAGAGAAGCCGCTTGTCTTGCAGGTGCGCCACACTATGTTCCTTCTCCCATCATGCGTTGCGTTTTGACGCTCTTCTTCAGAGGACACCGCAAGAGGTCAGTTTATCAGACTTTTAGCGCAGAGGTAGGCCTTCTTTCTTAACTAATACAATATTGTTGTTCCATTAACTAAGATGCACGATATTTTGAACAATCGATGTTGTGTCGTCATTAACAGTCATACAGAAGTGAATAATAGGTGTATGTGGCCGTTTGGCTTTGAGACAGCTAaccactaacgttagctagctacagattGCTGTAAGCACACCTGTGCTAGTCCAACTATATATATGAGCTAGCGAACTAGTTTATTAAGAGTGAGACGGCTAACAATCTCGTTTTGCATGTTAAACTAATTTAGTCAAATTACTTGACTTTCCATTTACCTCTAGTTGGATAGGGATGTCTAGTTAGCATAGCTAGTTTAGCTAGCTATACACATTATCTGCCAAGTAGCTTGCTAGTACTTTGACATTCACATTGCCAATGCACTAGTACCCAGCGCCAGCTAGCTACGTCGGACGTAGAAAAGCTGTAACGTTAGGTGGTTAGTTGTAACCTTACTCAGTGAATAGTTTGACGAGGGAGGAATTCACTGAGTTTTGCAAGTGTTTTGGTTGATCGTCgtggtttgtttgtgttgttaagATGTGGTGTGTCTAGCGGCTGTGTCCTGAAGTACAATTTTGCCGTTTTATTGATTCATTTAATTATTATGTTTGTTCTGAGCACCGTTGTGaatgagaccctggtctaaaTTGGGCTACCCTGAATAAATACAAGTGGGAAAAAATGAAATGGTCTTGTGTGAACTGGCATTAGCGCAGTTATTGCAGGCCAAGGTTTGGAGCTAGTTTATGTCTTGACTGATTAATCAGGCTGTGGTACACAATTAATTGGTGTATATACAGACTGAGACATTTGTGGACAAAATCGTATAAATGTAatttacaagccagaatgttgaataaaattacaTTTTGAACCTTACCGGTTGTCTGCGGTTTGTCCTGAAGATTCTCACATTTGAATATGTTCAAATTTAATTCTAGCTTGTAAGGAACATTTTACATGATTTTGTGCACATGTCTCAGGCTGTATATACATATTAATTGTATATTACAGCCTGATTAATCACACTAGGACATGTCAATTGGGTCCATGTTTAAGGAAGTAGAATTGGACTATAAGCTGATAGCCTGATTCTAATTGCAAGcattccaatgtcattttaggcaagGTTGATAGAGTGATTATGGAAATTGGTTGAGATTTGTGTTATTCAATATTTTGATTAGTGTGAATGTTTTGCAGATTGAAATCAGTCAAAATGTCTGACGTAATTGAAGAGAAGATCAAGAACTACCGAACGGCTCCTTTTGATGCCCGGTTCCCCAACACCAACCAGACCCGAAACTGCTTCCAGAATTATCTGGGTAATAACCACCACACTCTACCTTTTTGTTTGCCATTCAGAGCTGTACACAGAGATGTTTAGGCCAGGCCTATATGTCTCTGGTGCTGTTGTCCTTTCAAACAATAGACCTTATTCACACTGGATATTCAAATACTTTTATACATCTCTCAGGCATCTCATACATTCACCGGCAAAGTTATTTTCTATGCTAAACCAATGTATGCTTAAATAAGGGTTTTTGAAGAATTAATCCACTTCGTCAGAACTACTCAGGGGTAGTTGGTCGGTTTTGGACACGCTGTGAATAAGATCCGCAGCATCGATTATCATCCAAAACACCATGACATGGCTATCATTACATTCACTCAATATGTCTTGTAGTTACAATGATAATAGTCCCCATGTTCTTTTGAGTCAGACCCACTGTGGGTGGTTGCCATGGCACTTGCTGAATTCAACTTGAGCTTTAACCAAAGCAGGTAATGCTAAAGTTGACGTTGTATTGCACATGTTTCCCTTCTTTCGTCCAGACTTCCACAGATGTAACAAGGCTCTGTCAGACAAAGGCCAGGACGTGGCACCCTGTGACTGGTACCAGAGAGTCTACAAAAGCCTGTGTCCCTTGAGCTGGGTATGTGTCACTAGTTCAATGGTTCTCTCTAGGCCATACTGCCCTACAGTAAGTGTTGAACACTCTAATGTATATGTACCCTTGAAGAGACTTATATTTAAATCAGTGGTGCCAGTCATCAAGTAATGCAAGGTTAAAGGTGATGTGGCTGGTTAGTAGTTTCAAGACAAActccccctcttcctttctcAATTGTCATCTTTTATGTCATTTTGTTTTCTGCCATGGGACATTTActgagtttctctctctcgctccaagGTGGCAAAATGGGACGATCAGATTGAAGCTGGAAGTTTCCCTGGGAAAATCTAAATGGACACATGACTTCTTCCACTGATCTCGCGTCCTTTCCCCCGACTTCCCTTACGCACCTCTTAATGTCTCTGTCAAGCATTTTGATGTTTCTGTAAAAATGACTAATAAATATTTTAATGTGGTGATATTTGGTCATGCTGACTTTGTTTTGGTGTTGGACAGTCCCATAAATTAATCCACAAGACAGGATAGGTCGGTATATTGAAAAGGTACAATAGAATTTAGTAAAATAATTGCTGACATTCGGTAGGACGACTGCCATATTCTATAAAACAACAGAGGTAGCTTATGGtatagaaatgaacattcaattctcggcaacagctctggtggacattcctgcagtctgcatgccaattgcacgctccctcagaacttgagacatctgtggcattgtgttgtgacaaaacagcacattttaaagtggccttttattgtccacagcacaaggtgcacctgtaagaatcatgctgtttaatcagcttcttgatatgccacacctctcaggtggatggattatcttggcaaaggataaatgctcaaacatttgtacacaacattttagagaagttGTGTAtgaaacatttgtttttatttcagctctagacacatgggaccaacactacatgtgtttatattttagaaatggttgcatgtttatatttttgttcagtatacattcaGAACTACTCAATGAGGGAATGTGTACAACCCCCAGAGTACAATGACACCTGGTAGCCGACCAGGTCAGAGTAGGTTGACTAAAATGCTGCTAGAGTATACATTAGATGGATCTCCTAGTAGTCTGTATAGAAACCAACGTGCGCAACTATGGGGAAAAACGGCCGGGTTTGGCTTAGATTGTCATGTTAAAATAATTGGCATCATGCCATCCCAGAGATGGCGCTAGTGGGGGACCTATCTAGGATATGTCTACATAGGTGCGTTATGAGTTTCTGATTAGGATGTAACATGTAATACCCGAGTAAAGGATTATGCTTGCATTTTACCAAACTTTCCTACGTGAGTTATTAACATAACATGGAAATGAACCCAAAGCCAAGCGCTACGGAAAAGAGGACACGGTTTGTGGACAATGTAATCGCTGTCGGATAAAGGCAAACAAGTGGAAGAATTGAGCGAGGACGAAGAGACTGCAATATCTCAGTCAAATTCCGTTGCCACGGACATGAAAGGTGATTTGTATCAAAACTGGTTTTTCCGTGATCCGTGGGAGAATTATGAAATCGTTACCGTCTTGGATAAAAACGAGCTGCATGTAGGAGTAGCAATACTGCTTAGCGTTATTGGAAGAGAGTGCCATATGCTTCAGCGTTATCTAGATTTGGGGGAAGATgatatacaaaaataaaaaagcatTGACGTTTTACAAAGACATTTTGAACCCACTCGTAATGAGAGTTATGACAGATTCATTTTTAACACGTGAACAAACTCAAGCAGAGACGTCTGGTCAATATGTTGTGAGGCTGCGTCTGATTCGTGTGATTTCGGGTCAATGAGAGACGAAATGCTCAGAGACAGACTTGTGATTGGCTGTAAAAATGAGAGCAAGTATGCTGTGCGAACCACAATTTACGCTGACTAAAGCCATAGATATATGCAGAGCAAGCGAACAGCGACACATATCCAATTAAAAAACATGACTACTGTCTTTGTTTGAACAGACAGGATCTGTCAATTATGCCACCCAGGGATGAGTCTGTTAGACCAGTTCTACAGCTCCCCCCCCGCCGAATCCCCATTCCACTGAAGGAAAACATACTAACGGCTGTTGATTCAATGGAGGAACAGGGTGTCACTACGAAGGTCACCAAAGAGTACATCCATCCTGGTAAGGGACTACTGGACATACAGAGACAAACTCACAATGTAGGAAGAGGTCGTCTACAAAGGCGGTAGTGCCAGAAACTCTACCCCCGATGATTCTCTCTCATATCCATGCAGGGCACTCGGGTCAAAGCCAGTCTCAGGAAAGCCAGAGACTCAGTATTCTGGCCCAACATGACCCAGGAAATAAAATTTTTTGTGGCTGTGTGCAGCATATGTAATGCTAATCTACCTAAGCAGCAAAAGGAAACGCTGCACCAACATGACGTACCAGCACGTCCTTGGTCTAAAGTGGGAATGGATCTGTTCACAGTAAAGATGGTTCCTTCTCTGATTGTAGTGGACTACTATTCAGATTTTTGGGAGGTGGAGAAATTGACACAACAGCCGCTTGCATCATCGACTGTTGTAAGCAGCAGTTTAGCAGATTTGGCATACCTGACAGTTGTGGTGTTACGGGTAATGGGCCCCAGTTCATGAGTCAAGACTTTGCTTTGGTTTCAAAAGCCCGGGAGTTCCATCATGTGACCTCCTCACCCTACCACAGTCAGAGTAATGGTAAGGCGGAGTCAGCAGTGAAAATAGCAAAGACTCTCATCGCAAAGGCTATGCAGGAAGGCACAGATGTGTGGCAAGCCATTTTGGCGTTGGGTAAATACTCCCATAGAGGGCTTCGGCAGCAGTCCTGTACAGAGCTTAATGTCTAGACACTCCTTCTCTCTGTTGCCAACAACTCCCAAGCTCCTCGCACCAAAGGTCATTAGGGATGTTCAGGCACACCAACGTGCACATCAGGACAAGTCAAAACATTACTATGACCAGCATGCAAAACATCTGCCTGTGATAAAACAAGTGCTCCTCTCACCTCACTCCAGGGATGCCACATGGAGTCTTGGCACACGCATAGGGCACATCAGCGCAAGGTCATATGAAGTGGAAGTAAAGGGACGAAAGTATCGAAGGAACCGGAAGGACATACGCCCAGTTCAGAAGAGTATAGGGCACAGGAGGGCTACATGGGAAGACTGGGAATATCCTCTGGATGGTGTGGGCAGGACACATAATGAGGAGACGGGGAAGACCTCACCAGGGCAGTTATCTCTGCCGACCGTGCCTCCACAACTTTAGGAATAtgtggaagaggaaggagaggcccTGAGGCTCCCAGAGGTGCCAGGAGAAAACCTGAGGATCCCAGAGGAGCCAGGAGAGAACCTGAGGATCCCAGAGGAGCCAGGAGAGGACCTGAGGATCCCAGAGGTGCCAGGAGAGGACCTGAGGATCCCAGAGGTGCACAATGTCCCAGAGGTGCCAGGAGAGGACCTGAGGATCCCAGAGGTGCCCAATATGCTACCAGTGTGACACACTTGACTAGGACAAAGGCCCCTGTGGTACGGGCACTATCTCCCTTAAGAGATggacaatatatttttttaccttataAAAAACAAGGTGTTGATAATGTAAATACGTATTTTCACTGTAGCTCAAGCTAATTATTTATGAAAAGGAAGATGTTAAGATAATGGGTATAATGCCAACCCAGAGATGGTGCTAGTGGGGCACCTATCTAGGATATATAAACAGGTGCATTATGAGTGTCTGATTAGGATGTCGTAACCTGTAACATGTAATACCTGAATAAAGGATTATGCTTGCATTTTATACCAATCTCTCCGACGTGAGTTATTCACATACTGTAAACATACAGTTGACAATGTGTAAACTATGTTTATAGAAAAAGTTTATTGAAAATATAAATGCCTTTGCACAATGAacacttgtctctcaaatacattgt of the Oncorhynchus tshawytscha isolate Ot180627B linkage group LG31, Otsh_v2.0, whole genome shotgun sequence genome contains:
- the LOC112229851 gene encoding cytochrome c oxidase subunit 6B1 isoform X1 — encoded protein: MRCVLTLFFRGHRKRLKSVKMSDVIEEKIKNYRTAPFDARFPNTNQTRNCFQNYLDFHRCNKALSDKGQDVAPCDWYQRVYKSLCPLSWVAKWDDQIEAGSFPGKI
- the LOC112229851 gene encoding cytochrome c oxidase subunit 6B1 isoform X2, with the translated sequence MSDVIEEKIKNYRTAPFDARFPNTNQTRNCFQNYLDFHRCNKALSDKGQDVAPCDWYQRVYKSLCPLSWVAKWDDQIEAGSFPGKI